In Bradysia coprophila strain Holo2 unplaced genomic scaffold, BU_Bcop_v1 contig_350, whole genome shotgun sequence, a genomic segment contains:
- the LOC119081072 gene encoding probable serine/threonine-protein kinase DDB_G0278845 isoform X1, with protein MGKCVSKQTANSRWESGNSDCIAVSERSFVLLIENEGQSESKKSAKKLGPETKGTAMSFGFKKKIYTTSKKNGNSIKASEKLSQEEQFGPINTDNDCGDDNGNRGGVDVLSDRESGRTTPRLTPPRKESTGAPYRSIRFGFRQANVVRPASTGLNPKITNCDTAPNNNFTMKPRSKSECSPFRSTSANQANNKQASRGAVNRDNPKINACSTSTTVNITYQHLQQQQQQQHQSKNKNMPAMHQHQTKSANVLDYTNKPPNGRQQLTIVNTGMHTNEIVRPTPKPAEFVSKFTLHTSSLPQPQYPVPISLASRNVMDTKVAKHAANTTRRGFFAGRDISSDSGLSGMDSLGHVSPKRNRSRPRNLEMVINGRHKFEVRDLDDDLMDENVVPLSLPKLPSCFSSNSQPAPISGLHRNDESPSESCTDGINLSFRKSSLTSLNVESIEEEKLYRDNSMTEKGARNSTFKEYSPSSKTSSPASSRASWCNAGESMAIKDCSSISVSSSESVNNKDSDCKTLSVDLREEDTSMGMALDKTLSSSISPPTSLKIDTGILQHTFKNNINEELAVAIEDMKFAQITEAAGDDLIDDETSPIDSLMSSCDSDEIMTKKNKKKINDSIKEKDILDELPILDISCPLSPVSPTHASNSLSLSDGDVGRDFLIDDEIADQPALCFSDKREVEASNPQLFSLTDTPTLTEKGSCASKIHSQASKVHNNNSYAPQIKPRQSLLSRTESLDTLSPCESIASDDLMMDYDYNSSVDSLDRMSQSIHGSVSALHSLDHSQLLCELDAKGQNDTMKEWNSLFKTARMLNRDSMTSHLPARATRLLNRSRVQQSNAGSDSPRSLDSFHRRTSSNRPSPQMTRDSNGSLDDNISVQNESMRNVMLDDLLDFKKQLIRLRNVLQEPEGEDLTSTDTLNPFEINGQFYGSGELNNDIYIENKDLYNYSKAQDDAKQELLDLRRQVVYLQSQIDDKDRTIKIQQNQIDKLEKDVVKLVSGTGPQPTQNVDTTNTATQTDRLRPLSIGQDGSSRLEDEDYAAKEPTNLPIKQTLTNGSSNQFSLKRMLYPSVKTMGTTVVTHHQSNIAPKSNGNVGNNHLQQPEKVISRRIPRLVRSPNVDDHNNNNNLLNDITSYKNGLNGYNNNNNNATNGKESHLKLLGHPNSLPNGDVNEKSPKLLRIRNSSILKSPNFRTRVTNGDFP; from the exons ATGGGAAAGTGTGTTTCGAAGCAGACAGCCAATTCAAGATGGGAGTCGGGAAATTCGGATTGTATTGCTGTGTCTGAACGTAGTTTTGTACTATTGATCGAAAATGAg GGTCAATCAGAAAGCAAAAAATCTGCTAAAAAGCTGGGTCCGGAGACAAAAGGAACAGCGATGTCATTCggattcaaaaagaaaatctacaCAACCAGCAAAAAGAATGGCAATTCGATCAAAGCGTCGGAAAAATTGTCTCAGGAAGAACAATTTGGACCGATAAATACGGACAATGACTGTGGTGATGATAATGGAAATCGAG gAGGCGTGGATGTACTTAGTGATAGAGAATCTGGACGAACGACTCCTAGATTGACACCACCGAGAAAAGAGTCGACTGGTGCACCGTACCGAAGCATACGTTTTGGTTTTAGACAAGCAAATGTCGTTCGACCCGCTTCTACGGGACTCAAtccaaaaattacaaattgtgACACTGCTCCCAACAACAATTTCACAA TGAAACCTCGTTCAAAAAGTGAGTGCAGTCCATTTCGTTCAACGAGTGCAAATCAAGCGAACAACAAACAAGCATCGCGAGGCGCTGTCAATCGTGACAATCCGAAAATAAATGCGTGTTCAACATCAACGACAGTCAATATCACTTATCAACatctacaacaacaacaacaacagcaacatcaATCTAAGAATAAAAATATGCCAGCAATGCATCAGCATCAAACGAAGAGTGCAAACGTTCTCGACTACACAAATAAACCACCGAATGGCAGGCAACAGTTAACTATTGTCAATACGGGAATGCACACCAATGAGAT TGTTCGACCGACTCCAAAGCCCGCTGAATTCGTTTCTAAATTTACCTTACACACATCGAGTCTACCACAACCTCAATATCCAGTACCAATCAGTTTGGCATCACGAAATGTAATGGACACAAAAGTGGCTAAACATGCAGCTAATACAACTCGTCGTGGATTTTTTGCCGGACGTGATATATCCAGTGATTCCGGCCTATCTGGCATGGACAGTTTGGGTCATGTTTCACCGAAACGAAATCGTAGCCGGCCACGAAACCTGGAAATGGTCATCAACGGACGGCATAAATTTGAGGTGCGCGATCTCGATGACGATTTAATGGATGAGAATGTTGTGCCATTGTCTCTACCAAAATTGCCGAGCTGTTTCAGTAGCAACAGTCAGCCGGCACCGATAAGTGGACTACATCGCAACGATGAATCGCCATCCGAATCATGCACCGACGGAATAAATTTGTCATTCAGAAAGTCATCGCTGACATCACTTAATGTGGAAAGTATTGAGGAGGAAAAGCTTTATCGCGATAATTCGATGACTGAGAAAGGTGCCAGAAACAGTACGTTTAAAGAATATTCGCCGTCGAGCAAGACCTCGTCGCCGGCTAGTTCGCGAGCGTCATGGTGCAATGCTGGTGAAAGTATGGCAATTAAGGACTGTAGTAGCATAAGTGTTAGTAGTAGTGAATCTGTGAATAACAAGGACAGTGATTGCAAGACGTTAAGTGTCGATTTACGAGAAGAGGATACGAGCATGGGAATGGCATTGGACAAGACATTGAGCT CCTCGATTTCACCACCTACCTCGCTGAAAATCGACACGGGCATACTGCAACAcacattcaaaaataacataAACGAAGAGTTGGCGGTCGCTATCGAGGACATGAAGTTTGCGCAAATAACAGAAGCGGCCGGTGACGATCTGATCGATGATGAAACGTCACCAATTGATAGCTTGATGAGCAGCTGTGATTCCGATGAAATAATGACGAAAAAGAATAAGAAGAAGATCAACGATTCGATCAAGGAAAAGGATATCCTCGACGAGTTGCCCATTTTGGATATCAGTTGCCCATTATCACCGGTGAGCCCAACACATGCGTCGAATTCACTGTCACTGTCGGACGGAGATGTTGGACGTGATTTTCTGATTGACGATGAGATTGCCGATCAGCCAGCGCTGTGTTTCTCGGACAAACGCG aagttgAGGCATCCAATCCGCAACTGTTTTCACTCACCGACACGCCAACACTAACGGAGAAAGGATCGTGCGCATCAAAAATACATTCTCAAGCATCCAAGGTCCACAACAATAATTCATATGCACCACAGATCAAACCACGCCAATCACTTCTCTCGCGAACTGAATCATTAGACACTCTGTCTCCGTGTGAATCTATCGCTTCCGATGATCTTATGATGGATTATGATTACAACAGCAGCGTTGACTCTCTGGACAG GATGTCCCAATCGATCCATGGCAGTGTGTCTGCATTACATTCTTTAGACCATTCTCAATTGCTGTGCGAATTGGATGCCAAAGGACAAAATGATACGATGAAAGAATGGAATTCGTTATTTAAGACTGCTCGTATGTTGAACCGTGATTCGATGAC ATCTCATCTTCCAGCCCGAGCAACACGTCTCCTGAATCGTTCTCGTGTGCAACAAAGCAATGCCGGTTCCGACAGTCCCCGGTCGTTAGACAGTTTCCATCGGCGAACATCATCGAATCGTCCTTCACCGCAAATGACCCGTGACTCAAACGGTTCGCTAGATGACAATATAAGTGTACAGAATGAATCGATGCGGAATGTTATGTTAGACGATTTACTGGACTTTAAGAAGCAGTTGATTCGTTTGCGTAATGTTTTGCAAGAG CCGGAAGGAGAAGATTTGACGAGT ACGGACACTCTCAACCCATTTGAAATTAATGGGCAATTCTATGGTTCCGGTGAGCTGAATAACGACATTTATATTGAAAACAAAGATCTCTACAACTACTCAAAAGCACAAGACGATGCAAAGCAGGAGCTACTAGACCTTCGAAGACAGGTTGTTTACCTTCAG agtCAAATTGATGACAAAGATCGGACgattaaaattcaacaaaatcagATCGATAAATTGGAAAAGGATGTGGTGAAATTAGTTTCGGGAACGGGACCTCAGCCGACACAAAATGTTGATACAACCAATACCGCCACACAAACGGATAGG TTACGGCCGCTATCAATTGGTCAAGATGGATCGAG CAGGCTTGAAGACGAAGATTATGCTGCAAAAGAACCAACCAATTTACCCATCAAGCAAACACTTACAAACGGTTCGTCCAATCAATTttctctcaaacgaatgctttACCCATCAGTCAAAACAATGGGAACTACAGTGGTTACGCATCACCAATCAAATATTGCACCAAAATCAAATGGCAACGTCGGCAATAATCATTTACAACAGCCGGAAAAAGTAATCTCCCGACGCATACCGCGATTGGTCAGATCACCGAACGTCGACGAtcataacaataataataacctGCTGAACGACATCACATCGTACAAAAATGGACTGAATGGttacaacaataacaacaacaacgctACGAACGGGAAAGAAAGCCATTTGAAATTACTCGGCCATCCCAATAGCCTGCCAAATGGTGATGTGAACGAAAAATCACCGAAACTGTTGCGGATCAGAAACTCTAGCATTTTAAAATCGCCGAATTTTCGAACGCGGGTGACGAACGGTGATTTTccgtaa
- the LOC119081072 gene encoding uncharacterized protein LOC119081072 isoform X14, whose amino-acid sequence MGKCVSKQTANSRWESGNSDCIAVSERSFVLLIENEGQSESKKSAKKLGPETKGTAMSFGFKKKIYTTSKKNGNSIKASEKLSQEEQFGPINTDNDCGDDNGNRGGVDVLSDRESGRTTPRLTPPRKESTGAPYRSIRFGFRQANVVRPASTGLNPKITNCDTAPNNNFTMKPRSKSECSPFRSTSANQANNKQASRGAVNRDNPKINACSTSTTVNITYQHLQQQQQQQHQSKNKNMPAMHQHQTKSANVLDYTNKPPNGRQQLTIVNTGMHTNEIVRPTPKPAEFVSKFTLHTSSLPQPQYPVPISLASRNVMDTKVAKHAANTTRRGFFAGRDISSDSGLSGMDSLGHVSPKRNRSRPRNLEMVINGRHKFEVRDLDDDLMDENVVPLSLPKLPSCFSSNSQPAPISGLHRNDESPSESCTDGINLSFRKSSLTSLNVESIEEEKLYRDNSMTEKGARNSTFKEYSPSSKTSSPASSRASWCNAGESMAIKDCSSISVSSSESVNNKDSDCKTLSVDLREEDTSMGMALDKTLSSSISPPTSLKIDTGILQHTFKNNINEELAVAIEDMKFAQITEAAGDDLIDDETSPIDSLMSSCDSDEIMTKKNKKKINDSIKEKDILDELPILDISCPLSPVSPTHASNSLSLSDGDVGRDFLIDDEIADQPALCFSDKREVEASNPQLFSLTDTPTLTEKGSCASKIHSQASKVHNNNSYAPQIKPRQSLLSRTESLDTLSPCESIASDDLMMDYDYNSSVDSLDRMSQSIHGSVSALHSLDHSQLLCELDAKGQNDTMKEWNSLFKTARMLNRDSMTSHLPARATRLLNRSRVQQSNAGSDSPRSLDSFHRRTSSNRPSPQMTRDSNGSLDDNISVQNESMRNVMLDDLLDFKKQLIRLRNVLQEPEGEDLTSTDTLNPFEINGQFYGSGELNNDIYIENKDLYNYSKAQDDAKQELLDLRRQVVYLQSQIDDKDRTIKIQQNQIDKLEKDVVKLVSGTGPQPTQNVDTTNTATQTDRLRPLSIGQDGSSKA is encoded by the exons ATGGGAAAGTGTGTTTCGAAGCAGACAGCCAATTCAAGATGGGAGTCGGGAAATTCGGATTGTATTGCTGTGTCTGAACGTAGTTTTGTACTATTGATCGAAAATGAg GGTCAATCAGAAAGCAAAAAATCTGCTAAAAAGCTGGGTCCGGAGACAAAAGGAACAGCGATGTCATTCggattcaaaaagaaaatctacaCAACCAGCAAAAAGAATGGCAATTCGATCAAAGCGTCGGAAAAATTGTCTCAGGAAGAACAATTTGGACCGATAAATACGGACAATGACTGTGGTGATGATAATGGAAATCGAG gAGGCGTGGATGTACTTAGTGATAGAGAATCTGGACGAACGACTCCTAGATTGACACCACCGAGAAAAGAGTCGACTGGTGCACCGTACCGAAGCATACGTTTTGGTTTTAGACAAGCAAATGTCGTTCGACCCGCTTCTACGGGACTCAAtccaaaaattacaaattgtgACACTGCTCCCAACAACAATTTCACAA TGAAACCTCGTTCAAAAAGTGAGTGCAGTCCATTTCGTTCAACGAGTGCAAATCAAGCGAACAACAAACAAGCATCGCGAGGCGCTGTCAATCGTGACAATCCGAAAATAAATGCGTGTTCAACATCAACGACAGTCAATATCACTTATCAACatctacaacaacaacaacaacagcaacatcaATCTAAGAATAAAAATATGCCAGCAATGCATCAGCATCAAACGAAGAGTGCAAACGTTCTCGACTACACAAATAAACCACCGAATGGCAGGCAACAGTTAACTATTGTCAATACGGGAATGCACACCAATGAGAT TGTTCGACCGACTCCAAAGCCCGCTGAATTCGTTTCTAAATTTACCTTACACACATCGAGTCTACCACAACCTCAATATCCAGTACCAATCAGTTTGGCATCACGAAATGTAATGGACACAAAAGTGGCTAAACATGCAGCTAATACAACTCGTCGTGGATTTTTTGCCGGACGTGATATATCCAGTGATTCCGGCCTATCTGGCATGGACAGTTTGGGTCATGTTTCACCGAAACGAAATCGTAGCCGGCCACGAAACCTGGAAATGGTCATCAACGGACGGCATAAATTTGAGGTGCGCGATCTCGATGACGATTTAATGGATGAGAATGTTGTGCCATTGTCTCTACCAAAATTGCCGAGCTGTTTCAGTAGCAACAGTCAGCCGGCACCGATAAGTGGACTACATCGCAACGATGAATCGCCATCCGAATCATGCACCGACGGAATAAATTTGTCATTCAGAAAGTCATCGCTGACATCACTTAATGTGGAAAGTATTGAGGAGGAAAAGCTTTATCGCGATAATTCGATGACTGAGAAAGGTGCCAGAAACAGTACGTTTAAAGAATATTCGCCGTCGAGCAAGACCTCGTCGCCGGCTAGTTCGCGAGCGTCATGGTGCAATGCTGGTGAAAGTATGGCAATTAAGGACTGTAGTAGCATAAGTGTTAGTAGTAGTGAATCTGTGAATAACAAGGACAGTGATTGCAAGACGTTAAGTGTCGATTTACGAGAAGAGGATACGAGCATGGGAATGGCATTGGACAAGACATTGAGCT CCTCGATTTCACCACCTACCTCGCTGAAAATCGACACGGGCATACTGCAACAcacattcaaaaataacataAACGAAGAGTTGGCGGTCGCTATCGAGGACATGAAGTTTGCGCAAATAACAGAAGCGGCCGGTGACGATCTGATCGATGATGAAACGTCACCAATTGATAGCTTGATGAGCAGCTGTGATTCCGATGAAATAATGACGAAAAAGAATAAGAAGAAGATCAACGATTCGATCAAGGAAAAGGATATCCTCGACGAGTTGCCCATTTTGGATATCAGTTGCCCATTATCACCGGTGAGCCCAACACATGCGTCGAATTCACTGTCACTGTCGGACGGAGATGTTGGACGTGATTTTCTGATTGACGATGAGATTGCCGATCAGCCAGCGCTGTGTTTCTCGGACAAACGCG aagttgAGGCATCCAATCCGCAACTGTTTTCACTCACCGACACGCCAACACTAACGGAGAAAGGATCGTGCGCATCAAAAATACATTCTCAAGCATCCAAGGTCCACAACAATAATTCATATGCACCACAGATCAAACCACGCCAATCACTTCTCTCGCGAACTGAATCATTAGACACTCTGTCTCCGTGTGAATCTATCGCTTCCGATGATCTTATGATGGATTATGATTACAACAGCAGCGTTGACTCTCTGGACAG GATGTCCCAATCGATCCATGGCAGTGTGTCTGCATTACATTCTTTAGACCATTCTCAATTGCTGTGCGAATTGGATGCCAAAGGACAAAATGATACGATGAAAGAATGGAATTCGTTATTTAAGACTGCTCGTATGTTGAACCGTGATTCGATGAC ATCTCATCTTCCAGCCCGAGCAACACGTCTCCTGAATCGTTCTCGTGTGCAACAAAGCAATGCCGGTTCCGACAGTCCCCGGTCGTTAGACAGTTTCCATCGGCGAACATCATCGAATCGTCCTTCACCGCAAATGACCCGTGACTCAAACGGTTCGCTAGATGACAATATAAGTGTACAGAATGAATCGATGCGGAATGTTATGTTAGACGATTTACTGGACTTTAAGAAGCAGTTGATTCGTTTGCGTAATGTTTTGCAAGAG CCGGAAGGAGAAGATTTGACGAGT ACGGACACTCTCAACCCATTTGAAATTAATGGGCAATTCTATGGTTCCGGTGAGCTGAATAACGACATTTATATTGAAAACAAAGATCTCTACAACTACTCAAAAGCACAAGACGATGCAAAGCAGGAGCTACTAGACCTTCGAAGACAGGTTGTTTACCTTCAG agtCAAATTGATGACAAAGATCGGACgattaaaattcaacaaaatcagATCGATAAATTGGAAAAGGATGTGGTGAAATTAGTTTCGGGAACGGGACCTCAGCCGACACAAAATGTTGATACAACCAATACCGCCACACAAACGGATAGG TTACGGCCGCTATCAATTGGTCAAGATGGATCGAG TAAG GCTTGA
- the LOC119081072 gene encoding probable serine/threonine-protein kinase DDB_G0278845 isoform X2 encodes MGKCVSKQTANSRWESGNSDCIAVSERSFVLLIENEGQSESKKSAKKLGPETKGTAMSFGFKKKIYTTSKKNGNSIKASEKLSQEEQFGPINTDNDCGDDNGNRGGVDVLSDRESGRTTPRLTPPRKESTGAPYRSIRFGFRQANVVRPASTGLNPKITNCDTAPNNNFTMKPRSKSECSPFRSTSANQANNKQASRGAVNRDNPKINACSTSTTVNITYQHLQQQQQQQHQSKNKNMPAMHQHQTKSANVLDYTNKPPNGRQQLTIVNTGMHTNEIVRPTPKPAEFVSKFTLHTSSLPQPQYPVPISLASRNVMDTKVAKHAANTTRRGFFAGRDISSDSGLSGMDSLGHVSPKRNRSRPRNLEMVINGRHKFEVRDLDDDLMDENVVPLSLPKLPSCFSSNSQPAPISGLHRNDESPSESCTDGINLSFRKSSLTSLNVESIEEEKLYRDNSMTEKGARNSTFKEYSPSSKTSSPASSRASWCNAGESMAIKDCSSISVSSSESVNNKDSDCKTLSVDLREEDTSMGMALDKTLSSSISPPTSLKIDTGILQHTFKNNINEELAVAIEDMKFAQITEAAGDDLIDDETSPIDSLMSSCDSDEIMTKKNKKKINDSIKEKDILDELPILDISCPLSPVSPTHASNSLSLSDGDVGRDFLIDDEIADQPALCFSDKRVEASNPQLFSLTDTPTLTEKGSCASKIHSQASKVHNNNSYAPQIKPRQSLLSRTESLDTLSPCESIASDDLMMDYDYNSSVDSLDRMSQSIHGSVSALHSLDHSQLLCELDAKGQNDTMKEWNSLFKTARMLNRDSMTSHLPARATRLLNRSRVQQSNAGSDSPRSLDSFHRRTSSNRPSPQMTRDSNGSLDDNISVQNESMRNVMLDDLLDFKKQLIRLRNVLQEPEGEDLTSTDTLNPFEINGQFYGSGELNNDIYIENKDLYNYSKAQDDAKQELLDLRRQVVYLQSQIDDKDRTIKIQQNQIDKLEKDVVKLVSGTGPQPTQNVDTTNTATQTDRLRPLSIGQDGSSRLEDEDYAAKEPTNLPIKQTLTNGSSNQFSLKRMLYPSVKTMGTTVVTHHQSNIAPKSNGNVGNNHLQQPEKVISRRIPRLVRSPNVDDHNNNNNLLNDITSYKNGLNGYNNNNNNATNGKESHLKLLGHPNSLPNGDVNEKSPKLLRIRNSSILKSPNFRTRVTNGDFP; translated from the exons ATGGGAAAGTGTGTTTCGAAGCAGACAGCCAATTCAAGATGGGAGTCGGGAAATTCGGATTGTATTGCTGTGTCTGAACGTAGTTTTGTACTATTGATCGAAAATGAg GGTCAATCAGAAAGCAAAAAATCTGCTAAAAAGCTGGGTCCGGAGACAAAAGGAACAGCGATGTCATTCggattcaaaaagaaaatctacaCAACCAGCAAAAAGAATGGCAATTCGATCAAAGCGTCGGAAAAATTGTCTCAGGAAGAACAATTTGGACCGATAAATACGGACAATGACTGTGGTGATGATAATGGAAATCGAG gAGGCGTGGATGTACTTAGTGATAGAGAATCTGGACGAACGACTCCTAGATTGACACCACCGAGAAAAGAGTCGACTGGTGCACCGTACCGAAGCATACGTTTTGGTTTTAGACAAGCAAATGTCGTTCGACCCGCTTCTACGGGACTCAAtccaaaaattacaaattgtgACACTGCTCCCAACAACAATTTCACAA TGAAACCTCGTTCAAAAAGTGAGTGCAGTCCATTTCGTTCAACGAGTGCAAATCAAGCGAACAACAAACAAGCATCGCGAGGCGCTGTCAATCGTGACAATCCGAAAATAAATGCGTGTTCAACATCAACGACAGTCAATATCACTTATCAACatctacaacaacaacaacaacagcaacatcaATCTAAGAATAAAAATATGCCAGCAATGCATCAGCATCAAACGAAGAGTGCAAACGTTCTCGACTACACAAATAAACCACCGAATGGCAGGCAACAGTTAACTATTGTCAATACGGGAATGCACACCAATGAGAT TGTTCGACCGACTCCAAAGCCCGCTGAATTCGTTTCTAAATTTACCTTACACACATCGAGTCTACCACAACCTCAATATCCAGTACCAATCAGTTTGGCATCACGAAATGTAATGGACACAAAAGTGGCTAAACATGCAGCTAATACAACTCGTCGTGGATTTTTTGCCGGACGTGATATATCCAGTGATTCCGGCCTATCTGGCATGGACAGTTTGGGTCATGTTTCACCGAAACGAAATCGTAGCCGGCCACGAAACCTGGAAATGGTCATCAACGGACGGCATAAATTTGAGGTGCGCGATCTCGATGACGATTTAATGGATGAGAATGTTGTGCCATTGTCTCTACCAAAATTGCCGAGCTGTTTCAGTAGCAACAGTCAGCCGGCACCGATAAGTGGACTACATCGCAACGATGAATCGCCATCCGAATCATGCACCGACGGAATAAATTTGTCATTCAGAAAGTCATCGCTGACATCACTTAATGTGGAAAGTATTGAGGAGGAAAAGCTTTATCGCGATAATTCGATGACTGAGAAAGGTGCCAGAAACAGTACGTTTAAAGAATATTCGCCGTCGAGCAAGACCTCGTCGCCGGCTAGTTCGCGAGCGTCATGGTGCAATGCTGGTGAAAGTATGGCAATTAAGGACTGTAGTAGCATAAGTGTTAGTAGTAGTGAATCTGTGAATAACAAGGACAGTGATTGCAAGACGTTAAGTGTCGATTTACGAGAAGAGGATACGAGCATGGGAATGGCATTGGACAAGACATTGAGCT CCTCGATTTCACCACCTACCTCGCTGAAAATCGACACGGGCATACTGCAACAcacattcaaaaataacataAACGAAGAGTTGGCGGTCGCTATCGAGGACATGAAGTTTGCGCAAATAACAGAAGCGGCCGGTGACGATCTGATCGATGATGAAACGTCACCAATTGATAGCTTGATGAGCAGCTGTGATTCCGATGAAATAATGACGAAAAAGAATAAGAAGAAGATCAACGATTCGATCAAGGAAAAGGATATCCTCGACGAGTTGCCCATTTTGGATATCAGTTGCCCATTATCACCGGTGAGCCCAACACATGCGTCGAATTCACTGTCACTGTCGGACGGAGATGTTGGACGTGATTTTCTGATTGACGATGAGATTGCCGATCAGCCAGCGCTGTGTTTCTCGGACAAACGCG ttgAGGCATCCAATCCGCAACTGTTTTCACTCACCGACACGCCAACACTAACGGAGAAAGGATCGTGCGCATCAAAAATACATTCTCAAGCATCCAAGGTCCACAACAATAATTCATATGCACCACAGATCAAACCACGCCAATCACTTCTCTCGCGAACTGAATCATTAGACACTCTGTCTCCGTGTGAATCTATCGCTTCCGATGATCTTATGATGGATTATGATTACAACAGCAGCGTTGACTCTCTGGACAG GATGTCCCAATCGATCCATGGCAGTGTGTCTGCATTACATTCTTTAGACCATTCTCAATTGCTGTGCGAATTGGATGCCAAAGGACAAAATGATACGATGAAAGAATGGAATTCGTTATTTAAGACTGCTCGTATGTTGAACCGTGATTCGATGAC ATCTCATCTTCCAGCCCGAGCAACACGTCTCCTGAATCGTTCTCGTGTGCAACAAAGCAATGCCGGTTCCGACAGTCCCCGGTCGTTAGACAGTTTCCATCGGCGAACATCATCGAATCGTCCTTCACCGCAAATGACCCGTGACTCAAACGGTTCGCTAGATGACAATATAAGTGTACAGAATGAATCGATGCGGAATGTTATGTTAGACGATTTACTGGACTTTAAGAAGCAGTTGATTCGTTTGCGTAATGTTTTGCAAGAG CCGGAAGGAGAAGATTTGACGAGT ACGGACACTCTCAACCCATTTGAAATTAATGGGCAATTCTATGGTTCCGGTGAGCTGAATAACGACATTTATATTGAAAACAAAGATCTCTACAACTACTCAAAAGCACAAGACGATGCAAAGCAGGAGCTACTAGACCTTCGAAGACAGGTTGTTTACCTTCAG agtCAAATTGATGACAAAGATCGGACgattaaaattcaacaaaatcagATCGATAAATTGGAAAAGGATGTGGTGAAATTAGTTTCGGGAACGGGACCTCAGCCGACACAAAATGTTGATACAACCAATACCGCCACACAAACGGATAGG TTACGGCCGCTATCAATTGGTCAAGATGGATCGAG CAGGCTTGAAGACGAAGATTATGCTGCAAAAGAACCAACCAATTTACCCATCAAGCAAACACTTACAAACGGTTCGTCCAATCAATTttctctcaaacgaatgctttACCCATCAGTCAAAACAATGGGAACTACAGTGGTTACGCATCACCAATCAAATATTGCACCAAAATCAAATGGCAACGTCGGCAATAATCATTTACAACAGCCGGAAAAAGTAATCTCCCGACGCATACCGCGATTGGTCAGATCACCGAACGTCGACGAtcataacaataataataacctGCTGAACGACATCACATCGTACAAAAATGGACTGAATGGttacaacaataacaacaacaacgctACGAACGGGAAAGAAAGCCATTTGAAATTACTCGGCCATCCCAATAGCCTGCCAAATGGTGATGTGAACGAAAAATCACCGAAACTGTTGCGGATCAGAAACTCTAGCATTTTAAAATCGCCGAATTTTCGAACGCGGGTGACGAACGGTGATTTTccgtaa